Proteins co-encoded in one Cynocephalus volans isolate mCynVol1 chromosome 11, mCynVol1.pri, whole genome shotgun sequence genomic window:
- the FANCD2OS gene encoding FANCD2 opposite strand protein → MAGYQLWSPWTPLDESFQWLRHTTPTPSSKHPFRASPRFPHTPSDLEVQLCFQEVTLVLDSPFVETGVSPKLPCHMSDLRTMNNKKGLVRRPKPVRLNGVDSVFGRVITAQPPKWTGTFRVSDKSAFCKIISREHQWPTGLKEPQIQMTVTMCKQMLRSILLLYATYKKCTFALQHSK, encoded by the coding sequence ATGGCAGGATACCAGCTCTGGTCACCATGGACCCCACTAGACGAGAGCTTCCAATGGCTGCGTCACACAACACCTACACCTTCCTCCAAGCACCCCTTTAGGGCTTCCCCCCGTTTCCCACACACCCCTTCTGACCTTGAAGTGCAGCTATGCTTTCAGGAGGTTACTCTAGTCCTTGACAGCCCATTTGTGGAAACTGGAGTGAGTCCCAAGTTACCCTGCCACATGTCAGACCTCCGAACCATGAACAACAAGAAAGGACTGGTCAGGAGGCCCAAGCCTGTCCGCCTCAATGGAGTGGATTCTGTCTTTGGTAGGGTCATCACAGCTCAGCCACCAAAGTGGACTGGAACCTTCAGAGTTTCAGACAAGTCAGCCTTTTGCAAAATCATCAGCAGGGAGCACCAGTGGCCCACTGGACTTAAGGAGCCTCAGATTCAGATGACAGTGACTATGTGCAAACAGATGCTGCGCTCTATCCTCTTGCTGTATGCAACGTACAAAAAGTGCACCTTTGCCTTGCAACACTCCAAGTAA
- the BRK1 gene encoding protein BRICK1, producing the protein MAGQEDPVQREIHQDWANREYIEVITSSIKKIADFLNSFDMSCRSRLATLNEKLTALERRIEYIEARVTKGETLT; encoded by the exons ATGGCGGGGCAAGAGGATCCGGTGCAGCGGGAGATTCACCAGGACTGGGCGAACCGGGAGTACATTGAGGTCATCACCAGCAGCATCAAGAAAATCGCGGACTTTCTCAACTCGTTCG ATATGTCTTGTCGTTCAAGACTTGCAACGCTAAACGAGAAGTTGACAGCTCTTGAACGGAGAATAGAGTACATTGAAGCACGG GTGACAAAAGGTGAGACGCTCACCTAG